In the genome of Bradyrhizobium arachidis, one region contains:
- a CDS encoding N-acyl homoserine lactonase family protein has product MMPRLKLALVVATLALSSQAAVAQTGVEKLYVLNCGEGTAGDISRWTPGLNEGKSMDFVDSCYLIKHAKGWFLWDTGIADSVAAMPNGLAPADPKAVTWRRPKTLAAQLEQLGLKPDDIKAMAVSHTHPDHIGNVELFPQATLYVQKAEYDWPGANNEPRFKPSHPVEVLTGDKDVFGDGSVTILSTPGHTPGHQSLLVRLPKTGAVVLSGDAVHFKDNWDNRRVPSMNANKEMSAASMQKIADTLDKEKAQLWINHDKVQRDGQKMAPEFYD; this is encoded by the coding sequence ATGATGCCCAGACTCAAGCTCGCTCTCGTCGTTGCCACGCTCGCCTTGTCAAGCCAGGCAGCTGTCGCGCAGACCGGCGTCGAAAAGCTCTACGTCCTCAATTGCGGCGAGGGGACAGCCGGCGACATCTCGCGCTGGACGCCCGGCCTCAACGAAGGCAAGTCGATGGACTTCGTCGACAGCTGCTATCTGATCAAGCACGCCAAGGGCTGGTTCCTGTGGGACACCGGCATCGCAGACTCCGTTGCGGCCATGCCGAACGGCCTTGCGCCTGCCGATCCCAAGGCCGTGACCTGGCGTCGGCCGAAGACGCTTGCTGCGCAGCTCGAACAGCTCGGCCTCAAGCCTGACGACATCAAGGCGATGGCGGTCTCGCACACGCATCCCGACCATATCGGCAATGTCGAGCTGTTCCCGCAGGCGACGCTCTACGTCCAGAAGGCTGAATATGACTGGCCCGGCGCCAACAACGAGCCGCGGTTCAAGCCGTCGCATCCCGTCGAGGTGCTGACGGGCGACAAGGATGTGTTCGGCGACGGCAGCGTGACCATTCTGTCGACACCCGGTCATACGCCGGGACATCAGTCGCTGCTGGTGAGGCTGCCGAAGACCGGCGCGGTGGTGCTCTCCGGCGACGCCGTCCATTTCAAAGACAATTGGGACAACCGCCGCGTCCCCAGCATGAACGCCAACAAGGAGATGAGCGCGGCCTCGATGCAGAAGATCGCCGACACGCTCGACAAGGAGAAGGCGCAGCTCTGGATCAACCACGACAAGGTCCAGCGCGACGGTCAGAAGATGGCGCCGGAGTTTTACGACTGA
- the dmeF gene encoding CDF family Co(II)/Ni(II) efflux transporter DmeF, producing MHSHSIEQWTHDHAFLGEKHDENERRTWFVVVLTLVMMVGEIVAGSLFGSMALLADGWHMGTHAAALGIAAFAYRFARRHLGNAHFTFGTGKFGDLAAFASAIILGLIAVEIAYESVLRLITPVPIVYGEAIAVAALGLCVNLASAWLLRDSHDHHHHGHDHGHSHAHHDHDDHDHHHHPHHDNNLRAAYVHVMADAATSVLAIGALVVAMYSGWVWADPAVGLIGSVVIASWAFGLIKSSGAVLLDVRADEKLERVIRARMEVGEDRVTDLHLWQVGPGHCAVLVSLVSDKPKQPAVYKKRLAGLKRLSHITVEVETCPH from the coding sequence ATGCATTCCCACTCCATTGAACAGTGGACCCACGACCACGCCTTCCTCGGAGAAAAACACGACGAGAACGAGCGGCGCACCTGGTTCGTGGTCGTCCTGACGCTGGTCATGATGGTCGGCGAGATCGTCGCCGGCTCGCTGTTCGGCTCGATGGCGCTGCTCGCCGACGGCTGGCACATGGGCACGCATGCGGCCGCGCTCGGCATTGCGGCCTTCGCCTACCGTTTCGCGCGCCGGCACCTCGGCAATGCGCATTTCACCTTCGGCACCGGCAAGTTCGGCGATCTCGCCGCCTTCGCCAGCGCGATCATCCTTGGCTTGATCGCGGTCGAGATCGCCTATGAGAGCGTGCTGCGGCTGATCACGCCGGTGCCGATCGTCTACGGCGAAGCGATTGCGGTCGCCGCGCTCGGCCTTTGCGTCAACCTCGCCAGCGCGTGGCTGCTGCGCGACAGCCATGATCACCATCATCACGGCCATGATCATGGCCACAGCCATGCGCATCATGACCACGACGATCATGATCATCATCACCACCCTCATCACGACAACAACCTCCGCGCTGCCTATGTCCACGTCATGGCGGATGCCGCAACCTCCGTGCTGGCCATCGGCGCGCTGGTGGTCGCGATGTATTCAGGATGGGTCTGGGCCGATCCGGCCGTCGGCCTGATCGGCAGCGTCGTGATCGCGAGCTGGGCCTTCGGTCTGATCAAGTCGTCAGGGGCGGTGCTGCTCGACGTGCGCGCCGATGAGAAGCTGGAGCGGGTGATCCGCGCGCGCATGGAGGTCGGCGAGGACCGCGTCACCGACCTGCATCTCTGGCAGGTCGGCCCCGGCCATTGCGCCGTGCTGGTCTCGCTGGTGTCGGACAAGCCGAAGCAGCCGGCCGTCTACAAGAAGCGGCTCGCCGGGTTGAAGCGGCTCAGCCACATCACGGTCGAGGTCGAGACCTGCCCACATTGA
- a CDS encoding chromate resistance protein ChrB domain-containing protein, with amino-acid sequence MSTFTTISSDKLARLIGTANAPVLIDVRTEEDFAADRRLIPGSIKLSHETVAEWGGEFAGRSAIVSCLRGAKLAQGTAAWLRQLGADAETLEDGFEGWKAAKLPLLDTRKLPPRDAKGRTVWVTRARPKIDRIACPWLIRRFVDPNAVFLYVAPSEVVAVGERFNAAPFDIENVFWSHRGELCTFDVMIEEFGIATPPLLRLATMVRGADTARPDLAPEAPGLLAASLGLSRMYDDDLEQLKAGMLLYDAFYRWCRDATAETHNWPTNKVKA; translated from the coding sequence ATGTCTACTTTCACGACCATATCGTCCGACAAATTGGCGCGCCTGATTGGCACGGCCAATGCTCCTGTCCTGATCGATGTCCGCACCGAGGAGGATTTCGCCGCCGACCGGCGGCTGATCCCAGGCTCGATCAAGCTCAGCCACGAGACTGTTGCGGAATGGGGCGGCGAATTTGCCGGCCGCTCCGCCATCGTCTCCTGCCTGCGCGGCGCCAAGCTCGCACAGGGCACGGCGGCCTGGCTGAGGCAGCTCGGCGCTGACGCCGAAACCCTGGAAGACGGCTTCGAAGGCTGGAAAGCGGCCAAGCTGCCACTGCTCGACACGCGGAAACTGCCGCCGCGCGACGCCAAAGGACGCACCGTCTGGGTGACGCGGGCACGGCCGAAGATCGACCGCATCGCCTGCCCCTGGCTGATCCGTCGCTTCGTCGATCCCAATGCGGTGTTCCTCTATGTGGCGCCGTCCGAGGTGGTCGCCGTCGGCGAGCGCTTCAATGCCGCCCCGTTCGACATCGAGAACGTGTTCTGGAGCCACCGCGGCGAGCTCTGCACCTTCGATGTGATGATCGAGGAGTTCGGCATCGCCACGCCGCCGCTGCTCCGGCTCGCAACCATGGTGCGCGGCGCTGACACCGCGCGGCCGGATCTGGCGCCGGAGGCCCCGGGCCTGCTCGCCGCCTCGCTCGGGCTGTCGCGGATGTATGACGACGACCTCGAACAGCTCAAGGCCGGCATGCTGCTCTACGACGCCTTCTACCGCTGGTGCCGCGACGCCACGGCCGAGACCCACAATTGGCCGACCAACAAGGTGAAGGCGTAA
- the chrA gene encoding chromate efflux transporter, translating into MDTRAKQTGADAGHGISFNEAFRVWLRVASLSFGGPAGQIAVMHRILVEEKNWISEGRFLHALNYCMLLPGPEAQQLATYVGWLLHRTAGGLMAGGLFILPGIIAIMGLSYIYAAFGNVSFVEALFFGLKAAVLAIVVEAVVRVGRRALKNRIMIALAAAAFIAIFFFAVPFPIIIIAAGLIGYIGARAGRPEFAPAAHGHGGSTAAIDSMLGEAVPEHVRPDTGRAIRTGAVWLALWLVPVIALLLILGEANVFSQIALFFSKMALVTFGGAYAVLAYVAQQAVEHYHWLKPHEMLDGLGMAETTPGPLIMVLQFVGFMAAYRDPSGLSPMLAATLGGLLATWVTFTPCFLWIFVGAPYIERLRGNTGLAGALGAITAAVVGVILNLSIWFALHTLFSETVPVHAFPLDFDMPVLKSVDIPALVLSIAAATAIFRFKLGMLTVLAGSCAVGVALRLAGVI; encoded by the coding sequence ATGGACACCCGCGCCAAGCAGACGGGAGCTGATGCCGGTCACGGCATCAGCTTCAACGAGGCCTTCCGCGTCTGGCTGCGCGTCGCGTCCTTGAGTTTTGGCGGCCCCGCGGGCCAGATCGCGGTGATGCACCGCATCTTGGTCGAGGAGAAGAACTGGATCTCCGAGGGACGTTTCCTGCATGCGCTGAACTACTGCATGCTGCTGCCGGGACCGGAGGCCCAGCAGCTCGCGACCTATGTCGGCTGGCTCTTGCATCGCACCGCCGGCGGGCTGATGGCGGGCGGACTGTTCATCCTGCCCGGCATCATCGCCATCATGGGCCTCAGCTACATCTATGCTGCCTTCGGCAATGTCAGCTTCGTCGAGGCGCTGTTCTTCGGCCTGAAAGCCGCCGTCCTCGCCATCGTCGTCGAGGCCGTGGTGCGCGTCGGCAGGCGCGCGCTGAAGAACCGCATCATGATCGCGCTCGCGGCCGCGGCCTTCATCGCGATCTTCTTCTTCGCGGTCCCCTTCCCGATCATCATCATTGCCGCGGGCCTGATCGGCTATATCGGTGCACGAGCCGGCCGACCCGAATTCGCTCCCGCCGCGCACGGCCATGGTGGCAGCACCGCCGCGATCGACAGCATGCTCGGCGAGGCCGTACCCGAGCATGTGCGGCCCGACACCGGACGCGCAATCCGGACCGGCGCGGTGTGGCTGGCGCTCTGGCTGGTGCCGGTGATCGCGCTGCTTCTGATCCTTGGCGAGGCCAACGTGTTCAGCCAGATCGCGCTGTTCTTCTCCAAAATGGCGCTGGTGACTTTCGGCGGCGCCTATGCGGTGCTGGCTTACGTCGCCCAGCAGGCGGTCGAGCACTATCACTGGCTGAAGCCGCACGAGATGCTCGACGGTCTCGGCATGGCCGAGACAACGCCGGGCCCGCTGATCATGGTGCTCCAGTTCGTCGGCTTCATGGCTGCCTATCGCGATCCGAGCGGGCTGTCGCCGATGTTAGCTGCGACCCTCGGCGGATTGCTCGCGACCTGGGTCACTTTCACGCCCTGCTTCCTCTGGATCTTCGTCGGCGCCCCCTATATCGAGCGCCTGCGCGGCAACACGGGGCTCGCCGGCGCACTCGGTGCGATCACCGCCGCCGTCGTCGGCGTCATCCTCAACCTCTCGATCTGGTTCGCGCTGCACACGCTGTTCAGCGAGACCGTGCCGGTGCACGCCTTCCCACTGGATTTCGACATGCCGGTGCTGAAGAGCGTCGACATTCCCGCACTCGTGCTGTCGATCGCAGCTGCGACCGCGATCTTCCGCTTCAAGCTGGGAATGCTCACGGTGCTGGCGGGCAGTTGCGCCGTAGGCGTGGCGCTGCGGCTGGCCGGGGTGATCTAG
- a CDS encoding TAXI family TRAP transporter solute-binding subunit gives MDHSSRIRLAGANLPRWLRLLILLMLALLVGGTSLYAYRWYVRPVTLSIAVGSFDGDATKIVSALASRLAVNNAPVRLKVVETTGPIESADAFSSGKTDLAVVRGDVGDLSQAQAIVVLAQAVAMLVAPPGSPLTDMAGLKRMTVGVVAGDTNQKIVSVLRKAYDLDRSNVVFKTVALDQVRRAFETKEIRAALFVIPLSDKYLSLVRGLFPQSAKTAPVLIPIENAGAIAEKERAYESFDIPKGTLRGSPPVPEDDVTTLQVSFYLIGRKSLGNDLIANFTQALTTARRDVLPEMPILAQFKAPDIETGAYLPVHPGAAEFYNGNQQTFLDKWSNAIFLAPMGLGALATVLTAAWHFLRSGDLKPKEPALDSLYALARRIRLAGNETELLEIENEIDKVLSAQRTQVSEDEAGLDTATLNVAAHRLENLIHDRRIALAAPNPGDR, from the coding sequence ATGGATCATTCGTCGCGAATCCGCTTAGCCGGCGCCAATCTGCCGAGATGGCTTCGGCTCCTCATCCTACTGATGCTGGCGTTGCTGGTCGGGGGTACGAGCCTGTATGCTTACCGCTGGTACGTCCGGCCCGTGACACTTTCGATCGCAGTCGGCTCGTTCGACGGCGATGCCACCAAAATCGTATCGGCGCTCGCGAGCAGGCTCGCCGTCAACAACGCGCCGGTGCGGCTGAAGGTGGTTGAGACCACCGGCCCAATCGAGTCTGCGGATGCGTTTTCGTCTGGAAAGACAGACCTTGCAGTCGTCCGAGGAGATGTCGGCGACCTTTCCCAGGCACAGGCGATCGTCGTGCTGGCGCAGGCCGTGGCGATGCTTGTCGCACCGCCGGGCTCTCCACTCACGGACATGGCCGGCCTCAAGCGCATGACAGTGGGGGTCGTCGCGGGCGACACCAATCAGAAGATCGTCAGCGTGCTGAGAAAGGCATATGACCTCGATCGCTCCAATGTTGTATTCAAGACTGTCGCACTCGATCAGGTCCGTCGAGCCTTTGAAACCAAAGAGATACGTGCCGCACTGTTCGTGATACCGCTTAGCGACAAGTACCTGTCTCTGGTGCGTGGGCTATTCCCACAAAGTGCGAAGACCGCTCCGGTCCTGATCCCGATCGAAAACGCGGGGGCGATTGCTGAGAAAGAGCGCGCTTACGAAAGCTTCGACATCCCGAAGGGTACTTTGCGTGGATCGCCTCCCGTTCCCGAAGACGACGTCACCACGTTGCAGGTTTCCTTCTATTTGATCGGCAGGAAGAGCCTTGGGAACGATTTGATTGCCAACTTCACTCAGGCGCTGACGACCGCTCGCAGAGATGTCTTGCCCGAAATGCCGATCCTCGCGCAGTTCAAGGCGCCGGATATCGAGACAGGCGCCTATCTTCCTGTTCATCCTGGCGCCGCTGAGTTCTACAACGGGAACCAGCAAACCTTCCTGGACAAATGGAGCAACGCCATCTTCCTCGCGCCAATGGGGCTCGGGGCGCTTGCCACCGTGCTCACGGCGGCCTGGCACTTTTTGCGATCTGGCGACCTCAAGCCGAAAGAACCGGCGCTGGATTCGCTCTATGCACTGGCGCGACGAATAAGACTCGCCGGAAACGAAACGGAACTGTTGGAGATCGAGAACGAGATCGACAAGGTACTATCTGCCCAGCGCACCCAGGTCAGCGAAGATGAGGCCGGCCTCGATACAGCCACGCTGAATGTAGCGGCCCATCGTCTCGAAAATCTGATACATGATCGCCGGATCGCGCTCGCAGCGCCAAATCCCGGGGACCGCTAA
- a CDS encoding IS110 family transposase yields MSQKLNAAIAVIGIDIGKNSFHIVGQDHRGAIVLRQKWSRGQVETRLANLPPCLIGMEACVGAHHLSRKLQVLGHDARLMPAKYVRPYSKGQKNDFRDAEAIAEAVQRPTMKFVATKTADQLDLQALHRVRDRLVGQRTGAINQIRAFLLERGIAVRQGPHSLRFELPGILATRTDVLSPRMLPIIEGLAEDWRRLDERIEGLSGEIETLARQDRACQRLMTVPGIGPIISSAMVAAIGTGDVFSKGRDFGAWLGLVPKQISTGDRTILGSISRRGNRYLRALFVQAAWVVLVKVKCWERYGLNSWIEAAKKRLHHNVLAIALANKLARIAWAVLNKGRAFACVKMEETVSRPA; encoded by the coding sequence ATGTCTCAGAAACTCAACGCGGCGATCGCCGTGATCGGCATCGACATCGGCAAAAACTCGTTCCACATCGTGGGTCAGGATCACCGCGGTGCCATCGTGCTGCGGCAGAAGTGGTCGCGCGGCCAGGTGGAAACGCGGCTCGCCAACCTGCCGCCGTGCTTGATCGGTATGGAGGCCTGCGTAGGCGCCCATCATCTCAGCCGCAAACTCCAAGTACTTGGCCACGACGCCCGCCTGATGCCAGCGAAATACGTGCGCCCGTATTCGAAGGGACAGAAGAATGACTTCCGAGATGCGGAAGCCATCGCCGAGGCTGTCCAACGCCCGACCATGAAGTTCGTCGCGACCAAGACCGCCGATCAGCTCGACCTTCAGGCACTGCACCGCGTCCGCGATCGATTGGTCGGTCAGCGTACCGGCGCGATCAATCAGATCCGTGCGTTCCTGCTGGAACGGGGCATCGCCGTGCGGCAAGGCCCGCATTCCCTGCGGTTCGAGTTGCCAGGTATCTTGGCAACACGCACTGATGTGCTCTCGCCTCGCATGTTGCCCATCATCGAGGGTCTGGCGGAAGACTGGCGCCGGCTGGATGAGCGTATCGAGGGTCTATCTGGCGAGATCGAAACACTAGCCCGTCAAGATAGGGCCTGCCAGCGACTGATGACGGTGCCTGGCATTGGCCCAATCATCTCGAGCGCAATGGTGGCTGCGATCGGCACCGGAGACGTGTTCTCGAAAGGCCGCGACTTCGGCGCCTGGCTTGGACTTGTTCCGAAGCAGATATCGACCGGCGACCGCACGATCCTCGGCAGTATATCAAGGCGCGGTAATCGCTACCTGCGCGCGCTGTTCGTGCAAGCCGCGTGGGTTGTTCTGGTAAAGGTCAAGTGCTGGGAGCGCTATGGCCTCAACTCTTGGATCGAAGCCGCCAAGAAGCGATTGCACCACAACGTGCTGGCGATTGCGCTCGCCAACAAGCTCGCCCGGATCGCCTGGGCGGTCCTCAACAAGGGACGCGCCTTCGCGTGCGTCAAGATGGAGGAGACGGTGTCCCGACCTGCTTGA
- a CDS encoding GMC family oxidoreductase has protein sequence MYDVIVVGGGSAGAAVAARLSEDPARHVLLLEAGLDWRADEAPWEVRTPNPIPIIHKREFQEKWQWPDLLTRRVAGQEPRFYWRGKGLGGSSMMNGQIAIRGVADAFDEWAANGCTGWSAKEVMPLFSVIEDDLEFGDTAGHGRGGPLPVYRAPPEKWGPIDRALRDAALASGYPWCADLNGPDGEGVACYPINSRNLRRITTNEGYLEPARGRANLEIRGHALVDRVLISDGRATGLRVHFEGQGTQEISARQIVLCAGAIHSPAILLRSGIGPAEELKAMGIAVERDLPVGRHFFDHPLFRATIQLHENLRPTDPDTRHTNCCVTYSSGLANGGKRDMILIAFNHRGIGVPGAIGTGLFNAYSRGTLKLASTDPSIDPIVEENMLADPRDMLRMMDAVRRLAVITSQPALSGIADWIRLTDTDLTLPQAASLPDHELDALLRRETGDIQHAAGTCRMSGAGDGDGVVNPDGTVKGISGLRVADASIMPSDCRANTHFTTVVIGEAIARMMMR, from the coding sequence ATGTACGATGTCATTGTCGTCGGCGGCGGCTCCGCCGGCGCCGCCGTGGCGGCCAGGCTCTCCGAGGATCCGGCGCGGCACGTCCTGCTGTTGGAGGCGGGCCTCGACTGGCGCGCCGACGAGGCGCCCTGGGAGGTGAGGACGCCGAATCCCATCCCGATCATCCACAAGCGCGAGTTTCAGGAGAAATGGCAATGGCCTGATCTCCTGACGCGCCGCGTGGCGGGGCAGGAGCCGCGTTTCTACTGGCGCGGCAAGGGGCTCGGTGGTTCATCGATGATGAACGGCCAGATCGCCATCCGCGGGGTTGCCGACGCGTTCGACGAATGGGCGGCCAATGGCTGCACAGGCTGGTCGGCGAAAGAGGTGATGCCGCTGTTCTCCGTGATCGAGGACGATCTTGAGTTCGGCGACACCGCAGGCCACGGACGCGGTGGGCCGCTGCCGGTCTATCGTGCGCCGCCCGAGAAGTGGGGCCCGATCGACCGGGCCTTGCGCGACGCTGCGCTGGCGAGCGGCTATCCCTGGTGCGCCGACCTCAACGGTCCTGACGGCGAGGGCGTCGCCTGCTATCCCATCAACAGCCGCAACTTGCGCCGCATCACCACCAACGAGGGGTATCTAGAGCCCGCACGCGGCCGCGCCAATCTGGAGATCCGCGGGCACGCGCTTGTCGATCGCGTTCTGATCAGCGACGGAAGGGCAACCGGCCTCCGTGTCCATTTCGAAGGGCAGGGCACCCAGGAGATCAGCGCGCGCCAGATCGTGCTGTGCGCCGGCGCCATCCACAGCCCGGCGATCCTGCTGCGCTCGGGCATCGGGCCGGCCGAGGAGCTGAAGGCGATGGGGATCGCGGTCGAGCGTGACCTGCCGGTCGGCCGCCACTTCTTCGACCACCCGCTGTTTCGCGCCACGATCCAGCTCCACGAAAACCTGCGGCCCACCGACCCGGACACCCGCCACACCAATTGCTGCGTGACCTATTCCTCCGGCCTTGCCAATGGCGGCAAGCGCGACATGATCCTGATCGCGTTCAACCATCGCGGCATCGGCGTGCCCGGCGCGATCGGCACCGGGCTGTTCAACGCCTATTCGCGCGGCACGCTCAAGCTGGCCTCGACCGACCCATCCATCGATCCCATCGTCGAGGAGAACATGCTGGCCGATCCGCGCGACATGCTGCGGATGATGGACGCGGTGAGGCGTCTTGCCGTGATCACCTCGCAGCCGGCGCTATCAGGCATCGCCGACTGGATCAGGCTGACCGACACCGACCTGACGCTGCCGCAGGCAGCCAGCCTGCCCGATCACGAGCTCGATGCGCTGCTGCGACGAGAGACCGGCGACATCCAGCACGCCGCCGGCACTTGCCGCATGAGCGGCGCTGGCGACGGCGATGGCGTGGTCAATCCCGATGGCACGGTGAAAGGAATCAGCGGCCTGCGCGTCGCCGACGCTTCGATCATGCCGTCCGACTGCCGCGCCAATACCCACTTCACGACGGTGGTGATCGGCGAGGCGATCGCGCGAATGATGATGCGGTAG
- a CDS encoding ABC transporter substrate-binding protein, protein MFKLKAFIPALLGLALVAPAHAAGNLVAVLEAEIVTLDPHFSTAYISRTFGYMVFDTLFAKDSKGEIKPQMVQDWKVSSDGLTYTFTLRDGLKWHDGQPVTAADCVASLRRWGTRSALGRRILAITASLEPTDAKSFVLTLKEPSGLVIDALGNPVSPVAFMMPERIAKTPGDQRIAEIIGSGPFVYSKADHRTGDRMMLKKFADYVPRSEPADFLAGGKRVNIDTLEIRVIPDGATAASALQAGEVDFMQYAPFDLLPQLEKSSRVKLVNFTGGNMFAGAYRLNAASKPFDDPAIRRVLWKLVDQREVLDALGLDAKYATPCATYFTCGTTYESKAGIEAAAKPSIEAAKAALKATKYAGEPVVVMEANDLEAPRVSAQVLAERLKQAGFNVDLQVMDWASVLARRAKKEGWSVYGVHAGGYDLGSPLTNVMVAFNCADFTGWQCDARITPLMEAFAKAPAEEDRKKIASEIQAVMYDQAPAIPWGQFAQPAAYRAEWRNLIPSAIPVFWNVEK, encoded by the coding sequence ATGTTCAAACTGAAGGCCTTTATTCCGGCGCTGCTCGGACTTGCGCTGGTGGCGCCGGCGCATGCGGCGGGCAATCTCGTCGCTGTGCTCGAAGCGGAGATCGTCACGCTCGATCCGCATTTCTCCACGGCCTATATTTCGCGCACGTTCGGCTACATGGTGTTCGACACGCTGTTCGCGAAGGACTCCAAGGGCGAGATCAAGCCGCAGATGGTGCAGGACTGGAAGGTCTCGTCCGATGGCCTGACCTATACGTTCACGCTGCGCGATGGCCTGAAATGGCATGACGGCCAGCCGGTGACGGCGGCCGACTGCGTGGCCTCGCTACGCCGCTGGGGCACGCGCAGCGCGCTCGGCCGCCGCATCCTTGCGATCACGGCCTCGCTCGAGCCGACGGACGCGAAAAGCTTCGTGCTGACGCTGAAGGAGCCGTCCGGCCTCGTCATTGACGCGCTCGGCAATCCCGTCAGCCCGGTCGCCTTCATGATGCCCGAGCGCATTGCGAAAACGCCCGGCGACCAGCGCATCGCCGAGATCATCGGCTCCGGCCCGTTCGTCTACAGCAAGGCCGATCACCGCACCGGTGACCGCATGATGCTGAAGAAGTTTGCCGACTATGTGCCGCGCTCCGAGCCCGCCGACTTCCTCGCCGGCGGCAAGCGCGTCAACATCGATACGCTCGAGATCCGCGTCATTCCCGATGGTGCGACCGCCGCCTCGGCGCTGCAGGCCGGCGAGGTCGACTTCATGCAATACGCGCCGTTCGATCTGCTGCCGCAGCTCGAGAAGAGCTCTCGCGTCAAGCTCGTCAATTTCACCGGCGGCAACATGTTCGCGGGCGCCTATCGCCTCAACGCCGCCTCCAAGCCATTCGACGATCCCGCGATCCGGCGCGTGCTGTGGAAGCTGGTCGATCAGCGCGAAGTGCTGGATGCGCTCGGGCTCGACGCCAAATATGCCACGCCTTGCGCGACCTACTTCACCTGCGGCACCACCTACGAGAGCAAGGCCGGCATTGAAGCCGCCGCCAAGCCGTCGATCGAAGCGGCGAAGGCTGCGCTGAAAGCAACCAAATATGCCGGCGAGCCCGTCGTCGTCATGGAAGCCAACGATCTCGAAGCCCCGCGCGTCTCGGCGCAGGTCCTGGCCGAGCGGCTCAAGCAGGCAGGGTTCAATGTCGACCTGCAGGTGATGGACTGGGCCAGCGTGCTGGCGCGCCGCGCCAAGAAGGAGGGCTGGAGCGTCTACGGCGTCCACGCCGGCGGCTACGACCTGGGCTCGCCGCTCACCAACGTCATGGTCGCTTTCAATTGCGCCGACTTCACCGGCTGGCAATGCGATGCGCGCATCACCCCTCTGATGGAAGCCTTCGCCAAGGCGCCGGCCGAGGAGGATCGCAAGAAGATCGCTTCCGAGATCCAGGCCGTCATGTACGATCAGGCGCCGGCGATTCCGTGGGGCCAGTTCGCCCAGCCGGCGGCCTATCGTGCCGAGTGGCGCAACCTGATCCCGTCCGCCATCCCCGTGTTCTGGAACGTTGAGAAGTAA